In a genomic window of Malassezia japonica chromosome 4, complete sequence:
- a CDS encoding uncharacterized protein (EggNog:ENOG503PKY1; COG:S), translated as MSATESGRAILIKGPTLNSKVFLTSLPDRLDDLLTKARELFHVPAECTPQLYVACQSSVGTANSEQRGAILLPDALPFLRDRELLTLRWAPTDSSRREANARVQWDPKLPAQEPIGTPRPGTMPIWRGPQARAAHAARVLERERNQATEEWTDQLRKPLRSDAAVFNKARMESREPMSPPPSSPTASPEQAVPELSRAEVPLSPTPHRSANATLKPLVWKNQEEPLTPPRGSASPALSDTPPSLSGFGAWCARLNPFSRNTPQKEPEAPAPAAPVRGPTKTETRSFYAPKVRAKPMLVPDVAHVQGPAAYDIITQVLAAIREHPCAMHFRAPMSDELRKFSERRGRVTDLAAMGARAAKRDYGGVPLTRFAEELAQYLDHLVLFYGEHSTQAHAATGLGKFAETLLKELSKKPVRRDSDDKKKESLSVPTKPSPSKPAVVQLEGKEVSKPPSSKDASRRMEVKADNATLPAADREPKAKPASATPPTSHVPLASGETSKADAAPAKRAPKRIAAPTEQPVAKRTRRSTRV; from the exons ATGAGCGCGACGGAAAGCGGTCGTGCGATCCTGATCAAGGGTCCGACGCTCAATTCCAAGGTCTTTCTGACCTCTTTACCCGATCGTCTTGAC GATCTCTTGACCAAAGCGCGAGAGCTTTTTCACGTCCCTGCCGAGTGTACGCCGCAGCTCTATGTGGCATGCCAATCCTCGGTAGGCACGGCGAATAGCGAGCAGCGTGGTGCGATCCTTCTTCCGGACGCCTTGCCTTTTCtgcgcgaccgcgagctgctgacTCTTCGCTGGGCTCCGACAGactcctcgcggcgcgaggcgaacGCGCGCGTCCAATGGGACCCCAAGCTCCCCGCCCAGGAGCCGATCGGCACGCCCCGTCCCGGCACCATGCCTATTTGGCGTGGCCCccaggcgcgtgccgctcaTGCTGCGCGTGtgctggagcgcgagcgcaaccAAGCCACGGAAGAGTGGACGGACCAGCTCCGCAAGCCCCTGCGCTCTGATGCCGCCGTCTTTAACAAAGCGCGTATGGAGTCGCGTGAACCGATGTCTCCTCCCCCCAGCTCGCCTACGGCCTCGCCTGAACAAGCCGTCCCCGAGCTGAGTCGTGCCGAGGTACCGCTTTCTCCGACCCCCCACCGTTCGGCGAATGCTACGCTGAAGCCGCTTGTGTGGAAGAATCAAGAAGAGCCTCTGACACCCCCCCGTGGCTCTGCGTCTCCTGCACTTAGTGACACCCCTCCCAGTCTTTCTGGCTTTGGCGCGTGGTGTGCGCGTCTGAATCCCTTTTCGCGCAACACGCCTCAAAAAGAGCCCGAGGCACCTGCACCCGCAGCGCCTGTCCGCGGCCCCACCAAGACCGAGACCCGTTCCTTTTATGCGCCGAAAGTGCGCGCGAAGCCGATGCTAGTTCCGGATGTGGCCCATGTCCAAGGTCCTGCTGCCTATGACATTATTACCCAAGTCCTTGCTGCGATCCGTGAGCATCCCTGTGCGATGCACTTCCGTGCGCCAATGTCGGATGAGCTTCGCAAGTTCAgtgagcgtcgcgggcgtGTCACTGATCTTGCTGCGAtgggcgcgcgtgcggccaAGCGTGACTATGGCGGTGTGCCCTTGACGCGCTTTGCTGAAGAGCTTGCGCAGTACCTGGACCACCTTGTTCTTTTCTATGGCGAGCACAGCACGCAGGCTCATGCTGCTACGGGCCTAGGCAAGttcgccgagacgctcctCAAAGAGCTGTCCAAGAAGCCAGTCCGTCGTGACAGCGATGATAAGAAGAAAGAGTCGCTCTCTGTTCCGACCAAGCCCAGTCCCAGCAAGCCTGCTGTGGTCCAGCTGGAAGGCAAAGAAGTGTCCAAGCCCCCTTCGAGCAAAGACGCGAGCCGCCGTATGGAAGTCAAGGCGGACAATGCGACTCTCCCCGCTGCGGACCGTGAGCCGAAAGCCAAGCCCGCATCGGCCACCCCGCCCACCTCCCACGTTCCTTTGGCGTCGGGCGAGACTTCCAAGGCGgatgctgcgccggcgaaGCGTGCTCCCAAGCGCATTGCCGCGCCCACCGAGCAGCCTGTGGCCAAGCGCAcccgccgctcgacgcgcgttTAG
- a CDS encoding uncharacterized protein (COG:U; COG:Y; EggNog:ENOG503Q3MI) — MSRAMLPLGIASASLDVLNVPPADTGRPAVYAVPSRGARGAARRLPDTAVAAHALYASTCSIDVLGREAFALARVLQSGTELEVRIVGAGTDEAPPTSFTFAAPLLGNIGIFQDAHTSQVHVLAMTSAGALHRLQIPLATLLRGARLPSHWAQEHIVDALAQEGAEATSVHTVDAGLVLVACADGMLLQLKQSIAGDGHGFVGAWHESSLRPASFLYGVSRLFQRGVSASPGRHAVRAAPTQTLALASHVRENDAALAFCVCRDRKLRVWNLVSESCVRTLDLPVSFSAAASARVDDDSDSDAFERTSVPMIQLFYPGEDDAYALYLLVFVPAPLPGGAFVAAYGVELEESSAWSGGVGEIALVWGKSCDARTQAADVELRDMALTRDGDAWRAWLLWHAGGAPLLQHTLALGAEPSESQAVARRAPNPDEAWASILPFAQHAPLRGPDFDAALAGVHTCEEVAQFFLRRLLTPGRFSSTTLAAALRAFSGLPDTEAKELARPQHRPRLVEAIGASVGVESPQGDLRQWAEAVRGAWLRFARLVEQIDRSARWPLGLYVHDLERTPFLVSRFAIGAVLEKDAATWLGDLAQKLASAAQYAERAVSRAQGEAASAEFAAVVNSLGGVQGAYETIRERGVALLQTATCAAELTRGLGVQRDVWLAPALRAAVGAPLGLWAEVERRVPHALEPVRSHLEQLGADGLAEHLVTTTELLSTPLATAHGGAYYTAIGADALGEVVLVRERALESLVLLHAAMLHRSRHAALEASMRTALRAWQHAAALAALARLGAAPETVQDEALVPLGGLRLDQHRYSGRPATHLLHHLAQTGALVCGVSVGEHAALCFSLGEALPRDGEYAPLALLTLARHLLQQGFPSAVPAMLGVYAEDAPMSYLLALAETQTAQCAAGLRRLARIASVLSSALPEKTRLLAVLPTSIAESTGEAQAIAFYTHAAAYWESASDMAGALHCYRHACEALRASPAAASEADARRLWSHVFRGELALGQYEAATATLLATPFDDLREVCLQSLVTALCEAGAFSLLLRLHFLEWQPRVERVLSFKARNAEPLSKPNYFQVLYAYHASRGDHKSAAASMYQHARRLHHAALALSAADVHAARSVLVLEAQSYLAAINALALLAPTHAWFAHALRDEAPASGVGGALQGGITQYIPSERLDAHAQPLTIVQLADVRREYNELLARLELMRLYPELANPTAALRPEDAVNLFLAADDVDASFSAAHQLRVDMRNVFDALAQKCVALQRADAARRGRLDLDADTPDAALAQLVADDEEAADPEAAFLRHSPRAASWPGPAHERAWRFLRLHLGLADARGSNTYRTAIAERLVALGAWDLAPTWLVDWFTRHGPDLLVRTLMRHGALVPALEYSAKIVEQSVSAARTNDAMAHACLPYSLFDALLAAGADGPAAAALRQALDQRLHTLRTAAAS, encoded by the coding sequence ATGTCGCGAGCGATGCTGCCGCTGGGCATTgcgtccgcgtcgctggACGTGCTGAATGTCCCTCCTGCGGATACCGGCCGTCCTGCCGTGTATGcggtgccgagccgcggtgcacgtggcgctgcgcggcggctgccgGACAccgcggtcgccgcgcatgcgctcTATGCGAGTACGTGCAGTATTGACGTGTTGGGCCGCGAGGCctttgcgcttgcgcgcgtgcTCCAGTCCGGcacggagctcgaggtgcgtATCGTGGGCGCGGGcacggacgaggcgccacCCACGAGCTTTACGtttgccgcgccgctcctcggcaaCATTGGCATCTTTCAAGACGCTCATACGAGCCAGGTGCATGTCCTGGCGATGACCAGCGCGGGCGCTCTGCACCGCCTGCAGATTCccctcgcgacgctcctgcGTGGAGCGCGCCTCCCGTCGCACTGGGCGCAGGAGCATATCGTCGACGCCCTCGCACAGGAAGGCGCCGAAGCGACGAGCGTCCACACCGTCGACGCAGgcctcgtgctcgtcgcaTGCGCGGATGGCATGCTCCTCCAGCTCAAACAGAGCATCGCAGGTGACGGCCACGGATTCGTAGGCGCGTGGCACGagtcgtcgctgcgcccggcgtcgtTCCTCTACGGCGTCTCGCGCCTGTTTcagcgcggcgtctcggcgtcgcccgGACGCCAcgccgtgcgtgcggcgccgacacagacgctcgcgctcgcgagccATGTGCGCGAAaacgacgcggcgctcgcgttCTGCGTGTGCCGCGACCGGAAGCTGCGTGTGTGGAACTTGGTGTCCGAGTCGTGcgtccgcacgctcgacctcCCTGTCTCGttcagcgccgcggccagcgcgcgcgtcgacgacgacagCGACAGCGACGCGTTTGAGCGCACGAGCGTTCCGATGATCCAGCTCTTTTACCCCGGCGAGGACGATGCATACGCCTTGTACCTGCTCGTCTTTGTCCCGGCGCCCctgccgggcggcgcgtttGTCGCTGCCTACGGCGTGGAGCTCGAAgagtcgagcgcctggtcgGGCGGTGTCGGCGAGATTGCGCTCGTGTGGGGCAAGTCGTGCGACGCCCGGACGCAGGCCGCAGatgtcgagctgcgcgatatggcgctcacgcgcgacggcgatgcgtggcgcgcgtggcTCCTGTGGCACgcgggcggtgcgccgctcctgcagcacacgctcgccctcggcgccgagccgagcgagtcgcaggccgtcgcgcgccgcgcgccgaatCCCGACGAGGCCTGGGCGTCGATCCTGCCTTTTGCACAGCACGCCCCCCTGCGTGGCCCCGACTttgacgcggcgctcgcgggcgTGCATACCTGCGAAGAGGTCGCGCAGTTCTTTTtgcggcgcctgctcaCGCCCGGCCGCTTTAgcagcacgacgctcgcggcggcgctccgtgCGTTTAGCGGGCTCCCAGATACCGAGGCCAAAGAGCTTGCGCGGCCCCAGCACCGCCCCCGGCTTGTcgaggcgatcggcgcgtcggtcggcgtcgagagCCCCCAAGGCGACCTGCGGCAGTgggccgaggccgtgcgcggcgcctggctGCGGTTtgcacgcctcgtcgagcagatcgaccgcagcgcacgctggcCGCTGGGGCTGTACGtgcacgacctcgagcgcacgccgttcCTCGTGTCGCGCTTTGCCATCGGTGCCGTCCTCGAAAAAGacgccgcgacgtggcttggcgacctcgcgcagaagctcgcgagcgccgcacagtacgcggagcgcgccgtgtcgcgcgcacAAGGCGAGgccgccagcgccgagtTTGCGGCCGTCGTCAACTccctcggcggcgtccaAGGCGCCTACGAGAcgatccgcgagcgcggcgtcgcgctcctgcagacggcgacgtgcgccgcggagctcacgcgcggcctcggcgtgcagcgcgatgTGTggctcgcgccggcgctgcgtgcggcggtcggcgcgccgctcggcctctGGGCCGAGGTCGAaaggcgcgtgccgcacgcgctcgagccggtgcGTAGCcatctcgagcagctcggcgctgacgggcttgccgagcacctcgtgACCACAACCGAGTTGCTGAGCACGCCGCTTGccacggcgcacggcggcgcgtactacacggcgatcggcgcggacgcgctcggcgaagTCGTgctggtgcgcgagcgtgcgctcgagtcgctcgtgctgctcCACGCTGCGATGCTGCACCGCAGCcgccacgcggcgctcgaggcgtcgatgcgcaccgcgctgcgtgcatggcagcacgccgcggcgctcgcggcgctcgcgcgtctcggcgccgcgcccgagacggtgcaggacgaggcgctggtccCGCTGGGCGGCCTTCGCCTCGACCAGCACCGCTACAGCGGCCGCCCCGCGACGCACCTGCTCCACCACCTCGCGCAGACGGGCGCGCTGGTGTGTGGCGTATCGGTCGGCGAGCATGCCGCGCTGTGCTTttcgctcggcgaggcgctgcctcgcgacggcgagtatgcgccgctcgcgctgcttaCCCTCGCGCGGCACCTCCTCCAGCAAGGCTTCCCCTCGGCGGTGCCGGCGATGCTCGGCGTGTACGCCGAAGATGCCCCCATGTCCTACCTGCTCGCCCTTGCCGAGACGCAGACGGCACAGTGTGCCGctggcctgcgccgcctcgctcgcatCGCGAGCGTTTTGAGCAGTGCGCTGCCCGAAAAGACGCGCCTCCTCGCGGTGCTCCCGACGAGCATTGCCGAGAgcaccggcgaggcgcaggcgattGCCTTTTAcacgcacgctgcggcgtACTGGgagtcggcgagcgacatggccggcgcgctgcactgCTACCGCCATGCGTGCGAGGCactgcgcgcctcgcctgccgccgcgtccgaggccgacgcacgccgtctCTGGTCGCACGTCTTCCGTggcgagcttgcgctcggacagtacgaggcggcgaccgcgacgctgctCGCCACGCCGTtcgacgacctgcgcgaAGTGTGTCTGCAGAGCCTCGTCACGGCGCTGTgcgaggccggcgccttttcgctgctgctgcgcctgcactTTCTCGAGTGGCAGCCCCGCGTGGAGCGCGTACTGAGCTTCAAAGCGCGCAACGCGGAGCCGCTCAGCAAGCCAAACTACTTCCAGGTGCTCTACGCATACcacgcctcgcgcggcgaccacaaaagcgccgccgcgtccatGTAccagcacgcgcggcgcctgcaccacgcggcgctggccctgtcggcggccgacgtgcacgccgcacgctccgtGCTTGTCCTCGAGGCACAGAGCTACCTCGCGGCGATcaacgcgctcgcgctcctggcGCCGACCCACGCCTGGTTCGCCCATGCgctccgcgacgaggcgccggcgtccggcgtgggcggcgcgctccaagGCGGCATCACGCAGTATATTCCGtcggagcgcctcgacgcgcacgcgcagccgcTCACGATCGTGCAGCTggccgacgtgcgccgcgagtaCAAcgagctcctggcgcgcctcgagctgatGCGCCTCTATCCCGAGCTCGCCAACCccacggcggcgctccggcCGGAGGACGCGGTGAACTTGTTCCttgcggccgacgacgtcgatGCATCGttcagcgccgcgcaccagctCCGCGTGGATATGCGCAACGTGTTtgatgcgcttgcgcaaaagtgcgtcgcgctgcagcgcgccgacgccgcgcgccgcggccgcctcgacctcgacgcggacacgccggatgcggcgctcgcgcagctcgtcgccgacgacgaggaggctgCGGACCCCGAAGCGGCCTTTTTGCGCCACtcgccgcgtgccgcgagctggccgggcccggcgcacgagcgtgcgtggcgcTTCCTCCggctgcacctcggccttgcCGATGCGCGGGGGTCGAACACGTACCGCACCGcgatcgccgagcggctcgtcgccctcggcgcaTGGGACCTTGCGCCGACGTGGCTCGTCGACTGGTTTACGCGCCACGGCCCCGACCTGCTCGTGCGGACGCTGAtgcgccacggcgccctcgtgcctgcgctcgagtACAGCGCCAAGATTGTGGAGCAGAGCGtgagcgcggcacgcacgaACGATGCGATGGCGCACGCGTGCCTGCCCTACTCGCTCTttgatgcgctcctcgccgccggcgccgacggcccggccgccgcggcgctccgccaggcgctcgaccagcgcctccACACTCTCCGTACCGCTGCGGCGTCATAG
- a CDS encoding uncharacterized protein (COG:P; EggNog:ENOG503Q6YN; TransMembrane:7 (o28-52i131-159o171-193i342-369o381-409i460-484o521-546i)), with protein sequence MVLSAFRSWFQQSSPRTGRRLTILARGIPLLGALFLLNVILWVITAIVFTVFQHRIKDRPSQDTDAARQLLSSNADDVSKSTGTLLSFALVAWTTGLRHALDADHISAIDNATRRIMAVPLRNGPGFQRPVTVGLFFSMGHSTIVVAVLIAIAVSFTVYSRMGTVSDVGGIIGASVSGSFLFIIGVINTIILVRSVHSMRMEKKRGKREAEQGDLEGAQQPSIDDAYGNEGRSAGEPTEAAAHVDRENDARATDAADGEVHSAPQADALDHDVTQQAALDHDTTHEGTHDALPDKETTHDVPVNEAFTPAKTPPARTTEFRGIFTRLTGPLLRVIDHPWKMYPIGILFGLGFDTASTISLLAIAVIASSSLSGSSEANGSVVLLAFLFAAGMMLVDSCDAVLMVCAYAWEELQEQPKWYSIYMNVPNDSPTKDHDLAMNDDDAKNAPDMAHEIAVSTTPFTLFLTFLSIIIAFVVSIIEILGLIGDQCTQCSDAADRQEETHDGGLAGRWWLWWRWCNDNFGYIGIGITGVFFVAVAIALTVTIILSRRKHRRSSL encoded by the coding sequence ATGGTCTTGAGCGCATTTCGCAGCTGGTTTCAGCAGAGCTCACCGCGTACGGGGCGGCGGCTTACGATCCTCGCGCGGGGAATCCCGCTGCTTGGGGCTCTTTTTCTCTTGAATGTCATTTTATGGGTGATTACGGCGATTGTCTTTACCGTTTTTCAGCACCGCATCAAGGACAGGCCGAGTCAGGAcacggacgcggcgcgccagctcTTGTCGAGTAATGCAGACGACGTGTCAAAGAGCACAGGCACGCTTCTGAGctttgcgctcgtcgcatGGACCACGGGcctgcggcacgcgctcgacgcggaccaCATCTCGGCCATCGACAACGCGACACGCCGCATCAtggccgtgccgctgcgcaacggGCCGGGATTCCAGCGCCCGGTGACGGTCGGCCTGTTTTTTAGCATGGGGCACTCGACGATCGTCGTCGCGGTGCTTATCGCAATCGCCGTCTCGTTTACCGTGTACTCGCGCATGGGCACCGTCTCGGACGTCGGTGGGATTATCGGCGCGTCAGTGTCCGGCTCCTTTTTGTTCATCATTGGTGTGATTAATACGATCATTttggtgcgcagcgtgcacaGCATGCGCATGGAAAAAaagcgcggcaagcgcgaAGCCGAGCAGGGCGACCTTGaaggcgcgcagcagcccAGCATCGACGACGCGTACGGTAATGaagggcgcagcgccgggGAGCCGACCgaggctgcggcgcatgtcGACCGCGAAAATGATGCACGGGCCACCGATGCGGCGGACGGAGAGGTGCActctgcgccgcaggctgATGCCTTGGACCATGACGTCACGCAACAGGCTGCATTGGATCATGACACGACACATGAGGGCACCCACGATGCTCTCCCGGATAAGGAAACGACGCATGATGTGCCTGTGAACGAAGCTTTTACCCCCGCCAagacgccgccggcgcgcactACCGAGTTCCGCGGGATCTTTACGCGGCTCACAgggccgctgctgcgcgtcaTCGACCATCCCTGGAAAATGTACCCGATCGGGATCCTCTTCGGCCTCGGCTTTGACACGGCCAGCACCATCTCTCTCTTGGCGATTGCCGTGATTGCAAGCTCGAGTCTGAGTGGCAGCTCGGAAGCGAACGGAAGCGTAGTGCTCCTCGCTTTTCTCTTTGCTGCCGGCATGATGTTGGTCGACAGCTGCGACGCAGTGCTGATGGTCTGTGCGTATGCATGGGAAGAGCTGCAGGAGCAGCCGAAATGGTACTCGATCTACATGAACGTTCCTAACGACTCCCCTACGAAAGATCATGACCTCGCGATgaacgacgacgatgcgaAAAACGCCCCCGATATGGCACACGAAATTGCCGTGTCCACAACCCCATTTACGCTCTTTCTTACCTTTTTGTCGATCATTATTGCGTTCGTCGTATCCATCATTGAAATTCTCGGTCTCATTGGCGACCAGTGCACACAGTGCTccgacgcggccgaccgCCAGGAGGAAACGCACGACGGAGGGCTTGCAGGGCGCTGGTGGCTCTGGTGGCGCTGGTGCAACGACAACTTTGGCTACATTGGTATAGGCATCACGGGCGTGTTCTTTGTCGCGGTCGCCATCGCCCTCACCGTGACCATTATCCTCTCGCGACGCAAGCACAGGCGATCGTCTCTATAA
- the RPN11 gene encoding multicatalytic endopeptidase (BUSCO:EOG09263QB7; COG:O; EggNog:ENOG503NV6C; MEROPS:MER0022005), which yields MDIQALMNQARMGASAAPPGDAPQQDNAETVYISSLALLKMLKHGRAGVPMEVMGLLLGTIVDDYTVSVVDVFAMPQSGTGVSVEAVDPVFQTRMLDMLKQTGRSEVVVGWYHSHPGFGCWLSSVDINTQQSFEQLNQRAVAIVVDPIQSVKGKVVIDAFRLINPSTVMLGQEPRQTTSNIGHLNKPSIQSLIHGLNRHYYSIAIGYKKTELEQAMLGNLHKRNWTDGLRLADFQEHKHQNESAVKSMLKLAEDYQKSVKEESTLTQEQIKTHYVGKQDPKRHLEDAVESSMGNQIVQSLGTMILAEL from the coding sequence ATGGATATTCAAGCGCTGATGAACCAGGCGCGGatgggcgcgtcggccgcgccgccgggcgatgcgccgcagcaggaCAACGCCGAGACAGTGTACATTAGTAGCTTGGCGCTGCTCAAGATGCTCAAGCACGGCCGTGCAGGCGTGCCGATGGAGGTCATGGGCCTCTtgctcggcacgatcgTCGACGACTACACCGTGTCGGTCGTTGATGTGTTCGCCATGCCGCAGTCGGGTACGGGTGTGAgtgtcgaggcggtggacCCGGTATTCCAGACCCGCATGCTCGACATGCTCAAGCAGACCGGCCGCTCGGAAGTGGTCGTGGGCTGGTACCACTCGCACCCGGGCTTTGGGTGCTGGCTGTCGAGCGTGGATATCAACACACAGCAGTCGTTTGAGCAGCTGAACCAGCGTGCGGTCGCGATCGTCGTCGACCCGATCCAGTCGGTCAAGGGCAAGGTCGTGATCGACGCGTTCCGCCTGATCAACCCGTCGACGGTGATGCTCGGCCAGGAGCCGCGTCAGACGACCAGCAACATCGGTCACCTGAACAAGCCCTCGATTCAGTCGCTGATCCATGGGTTGAACCGCCACTACTACTCGATCGCGATCGGTTACAAAAAgacggagctcgagcaggcgatGCTCGGCAACCTGCACAAGCGCAACTGGACcgacggcctgcgcctcgccgacttCCAGGAGCACAAACACCAAAACGAGTCTGCGGTCAAGAGCATGCTCAAGCTCGCAGAAGACTACCAGAAGTCGGTCAAGGAGGAATCGACCTTGACACAGGAACAGATCAAGACGCACTACGTCGGAAAGCAGGATCCAAAACGCCACCTGGAAGACGCAGTGGAGTCGTCCATGGGCAACCAAATCGTTCAGAGCCTGGGGACAATGATCCTCGCGGAACTGTAG